The Amycolatopsis sp. NBC_01480 genome segment GACCACACGCACGGCGAAAGCCCCGCCGTCGCCGGGATCCGGCGGACGACGGGGCAGTCACGCAAAAAGACAGCCGGTCCCGGCGCGCGTGGGACTCACGCGCGCCGGGGCCTAGGCGTGAAAAACGAGGCGTGAAAAACTCAGCCCGCTTCGGCCCGCGGGCCGAACGAGTAGCCCTGGCCGTTGCCGGAGCCGGCCGGCTGGCCCGAGTTCGACGAGGCCGAAGCCGGCGCCGCCGATCCCCGGTCGTCGAGCTCACGCAGCTGGGACTCGAGGAATCCGCGCAGCCTCGTGCGGTACTCCCGCTCGATCGTGCGCAGCTCCTCGATCTTCTTGCCCAGAGCGCCCTTCTCGGCGTTCAGGTTGTTCATCGTCTCGGTGTACTTGCGCTGCGACTCGCGTTCCATCGTGGTCGCCTTGTCACGGGCCTGACGCTCCAGCGTCTCGGCCCGCGTGCGCGCGTCGTTCAGCATGGTCTCGGCCCGCGTGCGGGCCTCGTTGACCATCGAGTCGGACTTCGCCCGGGCATCGGAGAGCAGCTGCTCGGACTTGGTCCGCGCCTCCGCCAGCATGCCGTCGGACTCCGTCTTGGCCTCGGCGGTCAGCCGGTCGGCCATCTCCTGGGCCAGGCCGAGGACCTTGGCGGCCTGGACGTTCGGCTCGCCACTGTCACCGCCGACCATCGAATGGGCCTGTGTCTGCTCCATCGCCGAAGCGGGGGGCGGCACGGGCGCCAGCCGGCGGGAGGGCTCTTCCCGCACCGGCGGTGGACCGCTCACCTTCGCGTTCTCGAGCTCACCGCGGGTCGATTCCAGCTCGTTGTCGAGCTGTTCGACCTGCTGCCGCAGCTCGTTGTTGTCCTCGATCAACCGGGCAAGCTCGGTCTCCACCAGGTCGAGGAACGCGTCCACCTCGTCCTCGTTGTAGCCCCTCTTGCCGATGGGCGGCTTGCTGAACGCGACGTTATGCACGTCAGCGGGGGTCAACGACATCAGATCACCTCACGCACTCCATGGCCTGCAGGGTCCACCCAAGTTTCCCCGATCACCTGGGAGTTGCCAGTTGCATCGCGAAGAACACAACCAACAGCAGCACCATAATCGATAAGTCCAGTCCCATCCCGCCGATCCGAACCATCGGGATCATTCGTCTGAACAGACGAACCGGCGGGTCGGTCACTGTGTAGATGGTCTCGAGCGTGACCGCAACCCCTCCGGCGGGACGCCACTCACGCGCGAAGGTGCGCACAAGCTCGATCACGATACGCGCCGTCAAGAGCAGCCAGAAGGCGAACAGCACGTACCAGACCACCAGCCACACAGCATTCACGCGACCACTCTAGCGGGGGACCTCCGGAGAAGCCGCAGCCAGCGGCCGCGACATCCCATCGAGTCGACAAAATCACGTTCTGCTGCGCCCAGCGGTCCGGGCTGATCAGCCGCGCAGGAACAATCCGCCCTCGGCGATCCGCCGACGGTCCTCAGCCGTCACATCGACGTCCGGCGGTGAGAGAAGGAACACCTTGTTGGTGACCTTGTCCATCGAGCCCCGCAGCGCGAACGCCAGGCCCGCGGAGAAGTCGACGAGCCGCTTCGCGTCCGCGTTCTCCATCTCGGTGAGGTTGATGATCACCGGGATGCCCTCGCGGTAGTGCTCGCCGATCTGGCGCGCCTCGACGTAGCTCGTCATGTGCAGCGTCTTGATCCGGCTCAGCGCGTCGCGCGCCGGCGTCCGCACCGGCTCCGAGAGCGGGCGCAGCCGGGCGACCGGCTCGGGCTGGCGGTCGACGGCCAGCGCGCCGTGCGTGGTCGGCTCGGCCGTGACCGACCGTGACCGGGACCGCGGCGCGGGCTCGTCGTACGTGTCATCAGGCTCGCGGTACCGTGACCGGGACCGGGCCGGCGGCTCGTCGTAGGTGTCGTACTCGTCGTCGTAACCACGGCGGTACTCTTCGTCCTCGACCTCGTAGCCGTCTTCGTCTGCGGGCACCATCCCGAAGTAGGCCTTCAGCTTCTGCAGCGCGCTCATGCCTCTCCCTAGCCCTAGCCGCTCCCGCACCGTGCTACCCCACCCGGCCGCACACGAAACGTGACGGCCACGCGGACTCCCTACGGCGAGGCTAAACCGCGCCCGCCGAGCAGCGCGGTTCCGACACGCACACAGGTCGAGCCGTGCGTGATCGCCTGTTCGAGATCATGGCTCATTCCGGCGGAGACTTCTACGGCATTCGGGTGATCTTCCCGAAGCCGCCCGGATGCCTGGACCAGGCGGGCGAAGGCGCGGTCCGGGTCCTCGCCGAGGGGGGCCACAGCCATCACCCCGCGCAGTCGCAACTCCCCCACACGGGCGATGTGGTCGGCGAGCGCGGCGAGGTCGCCCAGCGGCGTCCCGCCCCGCGCGGGGTCGCCGTCGAGGCTCACCTGGATCAGCACGCCGAGCGGTTCGGCGCGCTCCCCCGCCTCCTGTGCGTTACCGACAGCCCGGCCGAGCGCGTCCGCCAGCCGGGCGGAGTCGACCGACTGGACCTCCGCCGCCCACCGGACCACGGAACGGGCCTTGTTGCGCTGGAGGCTGCCGACCATGTGCCAGCGCGGCGCCGCGTCCGGACGCAGCCGGGCCACCTCAGCCGCCTTCGGCCCGGCCTCCTGGTCGCGGTTCTCCGCGAGCTGGGTCAGGCCGAGGTCGGTGAGCAGGGCGGCGTCGGCCGCCGGGAAGGTCTTGGTGACGCCGACCAGGCGCACCTCGTCGCGGGCCCGGCCGGCGGCCGCGCAGGCGGCGACGATCCGCTCCTCGACCGATTTGAGGGAGGCGGCGAGTTCGCCGAGGCGGTCGTCGGTCATCGGACTCCCCCTCGCCGGGACGGCGTGCCCGCTGCAAGATCGGGCCGCTCGCCGGCGGCGCCACGGCGACGACCAGGGGCGATCACTCCGCCTCCAGCCAGGTGATGCCCGCGATCCGGCCGGTGGTGCCGTCGCGGCGGTAGCTGAACAGCGTCTTGTCCTCCGCGGTGCAGCGCGGGTCCACGCCGATCTTGCCGACACCGTGCTCGGCGAGCTGGCGCCACAGCCCCGCGCGCAGGTCGAGGCCCGGCGTTCCCTTGCGGGTCTTGGCCGCGCTGCCGGGCACGTGCTTCTCGACGTCCGCCGCCATCTCGGCGGGCACCTCGTAGCAGTCGCCGCAGATGGCCGGGCCCAGCAGCGCCTCGGTGCGGCCGGGTTCGGCGCCCAGCTCGCGCATCGCCGCCAGCGCCGCGGGGACCACGCCCACGCGCGCGCCGACCCGTCCGGCGTGGACCGCCGCGATGACGCCGGCCTCGGCGTCGGCCAGCAGGACCGGCACGCAGTCGGCGACCAGCACAACCAACGCGACGCCGGGTTCGGCCGTCACCAGCGCGTCGGTCGCCTCGGCCGCGGCGGTCTCGGTGCCGTCGACGATCGTCGCCGTGCGGCCGTGCACCTGCTCCATCCAGGCCAGCCGGTCTTCGGCCAGGCCCAGCTCGGTGGCCAGCCGCTTGCGGTTGGCGAACACGTTCCCGTCGTCGTCACCGACGTGGTCGCCGAGGTTGAAGCTGTCGTACGGCGGGCGGGAAGCGCCGCCCGCCCTGGTCGTGACCACTCGTCGTACTCGCACCCGGCCATCCTCCCACTGCGTCGTCTTGGACCCAGGGTCGTTTCCTGCCCAGGGGTCGCGAACGCGGCGAAGGCCACCTCGATCGGTCCGAGGTGGCCTTCGCCGCGGGAAAACGGTGCCTACCGGCGCATGAACGGCGGCACGTCGACCTCGTCGTCCGAGGGGTCGTCGTGCACCGTGGCCGGGCGGCTGGGCAGGCTGCCGCCGTTGCCGGAGCCGATCGGCGAGTAGCCGCGCGAGCTGCCGCCCGGCTGGGGCAGGCCGCCCGGCGGGGTGCCGGGCTGCGGGAGCGGCGGGTGCGTGCGCGGCGGCGCGACCGGGTAGCCGGAGCTGCTCGCGGGCGGCACCGGGGTGGCGCCCGCGGGCGGAGCCGCGGGCGGCTGCCCGTTGCCCACGTGCCCGGAGGTGGCGGTGGCCGTGCTGCCGGCCGAACGCGAGCCGAACGCAGGCGGGTCGAGCTTCTTGTGCGTCGGCGCGCCCGCGTCGAAGCCGGCCGCGATCACGGTGACCCGAACCTCGTCGCCGAGCGAGTCGTCGATGATCGTGCCGAAGATGATGTTCGCGTCCGGGTGCGCGGACTCCTGCACCAGCGAGGCGGCCTCGTTGATCTCGAACAGGCCGAGGTCGGAGCCGCCCGCGATGGACAGCAGCGCGCCGTGGGCGCCGTCCATGGACGCCTCCAGCAGCGGCGAGTTGATCGCCTTCTCCGCCGCCTGGATGGCGCGGCCCTCGCCGCGCGCCGAGCCGATGCCCATCAGCGCGGAGCCCGCGCCGGACATCACGCTCTTCACGTCGGCGAAGTCCAGGTTGATCAGGCCCGGGGTGGTGATCAGGTCGGTGATGCCCTGGACACCGGAGAGCAGCACCTCGTCGGCCGAGCGGAACGCGTCCATCAGGGACACGCCGATGTCGCCGAGCTGCAGCAGCCGGTCGTTCGGGATCACGATCAGCGTGTCGCACTCGTTGCGCAGCTGCTGGATGCCGTCCTCGGCCTGCTTGCCGCGGCGCTTGCCCTCGAAGGTGAACGGGCGGGTGACGACGCCTATGGTCAGCGCGCCCAGCTTGCGGGCGATCTGCGCGACCACGGGGGCGCCGCCGGTTCCGGTGCCACCGCCCTCGCCGGCCGTCACGAACACCATGTCGGCGCCCTTGATGACCTCTTCGATCTCTTCGCGGTGGTCCTCCGCGGCCTTCTGGCCCACTTCGGGCGCGGCGCCGGCGCCGAGGCCACGGGTGAGTTCGCGGCCGATGTCGAGCTTGACATCGGCGTCGGACATGAGCAGTGCCTGCGCGTCGGTGTTCACCGCGATGAACTCGACACCCTTGAGGCCGACCTCGATCATCCGGTTCACGGCGTTCACGCCGCCGCCGCCGATGCCGACGACCTTGATCACCGCAAGGTAGTTGTGCGGGGGCGTCATCGGGTCCGCCTTCCTGATCGTGATGTGCTCGTGCTGCCCGCCGGAGCCGCAACCCTCACCCTCAACTCGAGAATCAGAGTTATGTCAACCACCGGCGTTAGAGCAGGACGGTAGGCACCGGGCTGGCTCGAATCCAGTAGCCACGCCGTGTGCGGCAAAGGTGTTTTGCCACAACACGAACGCGGGCGCAAGAGCAGAGGCCCCGTCAGCGCAGCGCGCGTGGCCGAAAAAGCTCGTGAGTGCCTATGACGGTTCTAACCGTCATAGGCACTCACGAGCGGGTTCTCACACCGGCATCGGCAGCACCAGGACGACGTCGGACGAGGGCTTCCCGGTGGGCGAGCCGCCGGCCTGCTCGACGCTGATCCCGACCTGCTCGGCGCGGCCGAGCCCGTCGGCCACGACGAGCGAGCCGTCCGGCCCGCCGGGCAGCAGGCCGACCGGGCGCGGCGCGATCCCCGGGCCCATCAGCCAGGCCTGGTAGACGTGCCCCGCGGGGTACGGCGGCAGGCCGTCGTCCAGGAACAGCATGCGGTCGAGCTGCTTCGAGACCAGCACGGTCCCGCCGCCACCCCCGGACGCGGCCGTGTGCGCGGTCTTCACGTCCGGCGCGGCCAGCAGCTGAGACACCGGCTGATAGCGGTCGCGGACCTGGCCGAGCTGTTCCTGGGCGGTGGTCAGCCGGTCCTGGGTGTGCAGCGCGATCCCGCCGAACACCCCGGCGAGGGCGAGGCCGACGACCGCGGCGGCCGCGGCGATGCCCAGCGCCCAGCGGCGGTGGGCCCGCGGCTTCCCGGCCGGCTCCGGCGCGGTGGCGGGCGGGAGCTGGCGCGTGGTGCGCATGGCGGCGAGCACGCGGTCCTTCATCTCGGGCGGCGGCTCCTCGGCCATCGCCGCGCCGAGCCGTCCCGCGGTCGCCAGCAGCTCGCGGACCTCCTGCGCGCAGGCCTCGCACTGCACGAGGTGACGGCGGAACTGCGCGCGCTCGACATCCGACAGAGCGTCGAGCGCGTACGCCCCGGTCAACATGTGCAAGTCCGGCGTGGTCATGCCGTCCCCCCCAGGCAGTCGCGCAGCCGGATCAGCCCGTCGCGCATCCTCGTCTTGATCGTCCCCTGCGGCGCCGCCAGCACGTCGGCGACCTCGCGGTAGGTGTAGCCCTGGTAGTAGGCCAGCAGCACGGACTCGCGCTGCAGCTCGGTGAGGAATTTCAGGCATCGCCGCACCTGCGAGCGCTCCAGGCTCGCGGTGGCTGACTCGGCCACCTCGTCGAACGGGCGCTCCCTGGCCGCTTCGAAGGTCGCCTTCTGCTCGCGTTCGGTGCTCGCCCGGGCCGAGCGCACCCGGTCGACGGCCCGGCGGTGCGCCAGGGTCATCGCCCAGTTCAGCGCGCTGCCCTTGTCCGCGTTGTAGCGGGTGGCCGTCTTCCACAGCTCGATCAGGACCTCCTGGGTCACCTCCTCGGACTGCGCGGGATCGCGCACGATCCGCCGGACCAGGCCGTAAACCGGGCCGGACAGCTGTGCGTAGAGCAGCTCGAACGCGCGCTCGTCGCCCTTGGCGACGCGGCCCATCAGCTCCTCGGGCGTGGGTGCCGGAGCTTCGCCGGACGCCGGGGGCACGGCGGCCACCCGGCGCGGGCGGGCGGTCTCATCCATTCAGCTGTCCTCCGGAGTTCTACGGGGTCCGGGCGGCGATCGCCGCCTTGCGCCGCCACAGCGTGATGCCGTGCCGGCGGATCAGAGCCGAAACCCGCTGCGGTTGCAGCGGCCGGCCGAGCACCACCCGCGCGAGCGAGCGGGCGTCCACAGGCCGCCGAACCCCTCGCAGCGTAGCGACCAAAGGTGTCGTTTCGCCCCGATGCAGCGCCACGGTCAGGTCGAGCAGCGCTTCCGGGCGCGGCAGGCGCATCCGGTACTGGCCGTCCAGCTGCTGGAACGGGGACACGTAGAACTCCTTGTCCACAGTGGACCGGCCGTCGGCGCCGGGGCGCAGCAGGTAGGCGTGGCGGCCGCCGTAGGTGTTGTGCACCTCGGCGACCACGCACTCGAGCGCGCCGTCCGGGATGTGGCACCAGTAGACGGTGATCGGGTTGAACACGTAGCCCAGCACGCGCGCGGAGGCCAGCATGGTGACCGGACCGCCGCGCAGGTCCACGCCGCGCCGCGCGAGCCAGTCGTCCAATTTGGACCGGATGGTCCCGCTGTCGCCCGGCGCGAAGTGGTCGCGGGCGTCGAACCGGGCGAACGGCCGGAGCCACCACGGCAGCCGCGGGAGCCGGTCGAGATCGGTGTGCCACAAGTACATCCGGTGCGCGAAGGCGTGGGGCGGGTCCGCGGTCCGGACGTGCCCGACCGTGGCGTCGTAAAGATTGGTGTTGTGCAGGACTGTGGTCACCAGGTCACCCCGAAGCTCTCCGCGGCCCGCAGCCCGGACGAGCAGCCGTCCTCGTGGAAGCCCCAGCCGTGGTAGGCGCCGGCGAAGGCGACCACCCCGTCGTTCAGGGTGACCAGTTTGCGTTGCGCGGCAACGGATTCCGGCGTGTATACCGGGTGCTCGTAGTCCATCTTCGCGACCACCGAGCCGGCCGACGGTGCGGCGTGCGGGTTCAGCGTGACGACGTAGCCCTCGGGCTCGTCGAGGCGCATGAGCCGGTTCATGTCGTAGCTGATCTGCACGGCGTCGCTGTCCGCGCCGCACACCGGCGTGCGGTAGTTCCAGCCGGCCCGCGCGGCCGCGACGGAAGGCAGCACGCTGGTGTCGGTGTGCAGCCAGGCCTCGTTGCGGGAGTAGCGGAACGCGCCGAGCACGTCCTGCTCCGCCGGGGTCGGCTGGCCCAGCAGCCGCAGCGCCTGGTCGGCGTGCGTCGCGATGACCACGTGGTCGACGCGGTGCGGCGTGTCGGCGTCGTCGCGGATCTCGACGCCGCGGGCGGTCCTGGTCACCGAGCGCACCGGCGTGGACAGGTGCACGGCGGTCAGCTGCTTGGCCGCCAGCTCGACGTACTCGCGCGAGCCGCCGACGACCGTGCGCCAGGTCGGGGAGTTCTTCACCGAGAGCAGGCCGTGGTTGCGCAGGAACTCGAACAGGTAGCGGGCCGGGTACTGCAGCGTGTCCATCCGGTCGGCGGACCAGACCGTGGACACCAGCGGCAGCACGAAGTGGTCGACGAAGTAGGCCGGGTAGCCGCCGATGGCCAGGAACGCGCCCAGCGTGACGTCACCGACGTCCGGCCGCGACAGCAGCCGCGCCGCGTGCCGGTGGAAGCGCTTGACCTCGACGAGCATCCGCAGGTACCGCGGGTCGGCGACGTTGCGCCGCTGGGCGAACAGGCCGCGCAGGCCCTTCGCGCCGGCGTACTGCAGGCCGCAGCCGTCGCAGCGGATGCTCATCGACATCTCGGTCTCCTGCGTCCGCACGCCCAGCTCGCCGAACAGCCGCAGCAGCGTGGGATAGGTGTGCTCGTTGTGGACGATGAAGCCGGAGTCCACCCCGATCGTGCCGCCGTGCGCGCTCGGCACGTCGTGGGTGTGCGCGTGCCCGCCGAGCCGGTCGTCCGCTTCGAACAGCAGGACCTCGTGGCGGCGCTGCAGCAGGTAGGCGGCGGTGAGGCCGGCCACGCCGCTGCCGATGACGGCGATGCGTTGTCCAGTGGTGTGGTGCACGTCGGGGATTCGGCGCTGCCCCGACGGGGGATGGGTGCTGGCGGGTTCCGGATTTCCGACCCATCCGCCCGCCCGCCGGCCGCGAATCCCCGGTATGCCGAAAAGCTCCGCGACCCGTCTGGCCGCCTTCGCCGAACGACTGCTCGGCACCGGGCTCCCGATCGCCGTCCGCACCTGGGACGGCGAACGCGTGGGCCCGCCCGGCCCGGCGGTGGTCCTGAAGAACCGCCGCGCACTGCGGTGGCTGCTGTACTCACCCGGCGAGCTGGGCCTCGCCCGCGCGTACGTGTCCGGTGACCTGGACGTGGAGGGCGACCTCACCGAAGGGTTCCGGCGGATCTGGGCGCTGACCCGCGCGGGCGAGCTGCGCCGGGTCAAGCTCGCGCCGCGCGACTGGGCGGAAGCGGTCTCGCTGGCCGCCCGGCTCGGTGTCGCCGGCCTCCCGCCGAGGCCGCCCGCGGAGGAGGCTCGGCTGACCGGCGTCCTGCACAGCCTGCGGCGCGACCGCTCCGCCATCGCCCACCACTACGACCTGTCCAACGCCTTCTACCAGCTGCTGATGGACGAGTCGATGGCCTACTCGTCGGCGTACTGGACCTCGGACGAGCCCGGCTACACCCTCGCGCAGGCCCAGCACGACAAGCTGGAGATGATCTGCCAGAAGCTCGGCCTGCGGCCCGGCATGCGGCTGCTCGACGTCGGCTGCGGCTGGGGCTCGCTGCTCGTCCACGCGGCGAAGCACCACGGCGTGGAGGCGGTGGGCGTGTCGCTCTCGGCCGAGCAGGTGCAGCACGTGCAGGCGCGGCTGGCGCAGCACGACCTGACCGGCCGCGTCGAGGTGCGGCAGCAGGACTACCGGGAGGTGGCCGACGAGCCGTTCGACGCCGTCGCGTCCATCGAGATGGGCGAGCACGTCGGCGAGGCGAACTACCCGGAGTACACCCGGATGCTGTTCCGCCTGCTCAAACCGACCGGAAGGCTGCTGCTGCAACAGATGTCGCGCGGCGCGGTGGCGCCCGGCGGCGGCGCGTTCATCGAGCGCTACATCGCGCCGGACATGACCATGCGCCCGCTGAGCCGCACACTGGGCCACGTGGAGAAAGCCGGCTTCGAGATCCGTGACGTGCACGCGATGCGCGAGCACTACGTCCCGACGGTGCGAGCGTGGCTCGAAACGCTCGAAGAGAACTGGGACCGGGCCGTCGCGCTGATCGGCGAGGCCGGGGCGCGCGTGTGGCGGCTGTACCTGGTCGGCGGCGCGCTCGCGTTCGAGGAGAACCGGATGGGCGTGGACCAGATCCTCGCCGTGCGCTCCTCGGCGGACGGCGAAAGCGGCCTGCCCGCCACGCGGGAATGGCGGTGATCGGGCTCGGCGCGCTCGTCGCGATCACCGCCGGCGTCACGCTGGTCGCGGCGACCGCGACGTTCGGCGTGGCCCGGCTGCGCAGGCGCTACGACACCGTCGACACGTTCTGGGGACTCGGTTTCGCGATCATCGCGGCGGTCGCGTTCCCGTTCGGCAGCGGGCCGCTTTCGCTGCGGCTGGTGACGGCGGCGCTGACCGTGGTGTGGGGTGTGCGGCTCGCCGTCCACCTGCACCTGCGCAACCACGGCAAGCCCGAGGACCCGCGGTACGCGCGGATGGTGGAGCGCGCCGGGGACCGCGCGGCCGGGCGGCTGTTCGTGCGCGTTTACCTGTTCCAGGCGGTGGTCCTCTGGTTCGTCTCGCTGCCCGTGCAGTTCGCGATGTACGGCGACGGGCTCGGGGTGCTGGGCTGGATCGGCGTGGCCGTCTGGCTGATCGGCTTCGCCTTCGAAACGATTGGCGACGTCCAGCTGCGCCGTTTCAAGGCCGACCCGGCCAGCCGCGGTCAGGTGCTCGACACCGGGCTCTGGCGCTACACCCGGCACCCGAACTACTTCGGTGACGCCTGCGTCTGGTGGGGCCTCTACCTGCTGGCCTGCTCGACCTGGCCGGGCGCGGCCACCGTGCTCTCCCCCGTCGTGATGACCTTCACGCTCGCCCGCGGCACCGGGAAACCCATGCTGGAGAAGGGAATGCAGCACACCCGGCCCGGCTACGCGCGTTACGTCGAGCGGACGAGCGGCTTCTTCCCCCTCCCGCCGAAGCGGCTCACTCCCCGGTGAGCCCGTCGGTCAGCTCGCGCAGCAGATCGAGGTGGCCCAGGTGCCGCCCGGTCTCCTCGATCATGTGCGCCACGACCCAGCGGACCGTCAGCGGCTCCCGTTCCTTGAACACCACCGTGTCGTCGAACGCCCGCGCGGCCACGATCTCCCGGCACAGGGCCGTTTCCGCCTGGTAGTCCGCGATCAGCCGCTCGATCGGGGTGCGGTGGGCGGCGCGGAACTCGGCGTCCGGGTCAAGCTCGAGGGCGTCGGCCCATTCGTCGGGCTGACCGTCGAGCACGATGCGGAACCAGTAGTTCTCCACCAGGGTCAGGTGGCCGAGCAACCCGGCGATGGTGGTCAGCTCACTCGGCACCAGCGAGCGGCGGGCCTGCTCGTCGGTGAGGCCGGAGCACTTCCAGACCACGCTGGCCCGCAGGAAGTCGAGGAAGCCGGTGAGCTGCGTGCGCTCGTCGCCGGCCATGGGCGGATCGGGCCGCTCGGGCGGTTTGGCGGACAGGGGTTCAGCGGACAGTGGTTCGGTGGACAGGGGTTCGGTGGACAGAGACTGGGCGGCCGGGTCGGTCGTTTCGGTCATGTCAGCAGTCTGCCGCACGGGTACGACAGATTTTCCGAGATAACTTGCGCACAATGTAGTTGCGCGCTACCTTTACCGCAGACCTTACGGAAGAACCCACGAGGAGGCACCATGCCCAGCCGCGACGCGACCACCCACTGGACCGGCGGACTGCAGAAGGGCCAGGGCGAGGTCACGCTCGACTCGTCCAACGCGGGCACGTTCAACGTGTCCTTCCCGACCCGCGCCGGCAACCCGGACGGCCAGACCAGCCCGGAAGAGCTGATCGCCGCCGCGCACTCCTCGTGCCTGGCGATGAACCTGTCCGGCGTGCTGGAGTCGCAGAAGCTGGAGGCGGAGTCCATCGACGTCTCGGCCGAGGTCACCCTCGGCCCGGCCCAGGGCGGCGGCTTCGAGATCAGCGGCATCGCGATCACCCTGCGCGCCAAGCTGGACGGCGTGACCGCGGAGCAGTTCGCGGAGCTGGCCTCCACCGCCGAGAAGACCTGCCCGGTGTCGAAGGCCCTGTCCGGCACCACGATCACCCTGGACGCGGCGCTCGCCTGACGTCCGACCGCGAAAGGCCCTCTCGCCCGATGGACGAGAGGGCCTTTCGCGCTGTCCGAAGTGGACTTTTACCAACCGGCGGAAGCCTTGGCGGACAGGGTTTCACGCCGGGTTGATCAGCCGCCGAAGGCCGCGACGTTCGCCACCGCCCACTCGGCATAGGTGATCCCGGGACGGCCCAGCAGCTCTTCGACCACCCCGGTCGGCGCCTGCCGGTGTTCGAGCGATCCCGCGAACCCGTCGAGCAGCCAGTCCGCGACCTGCTCGGGGAACCCGTGCGCCACCCATTCGGCACGCTGCTCCTCACGGGTCAGCTCGACGAACGGCACCTCCCGCCCCAGCGCCGCCCCGATCGCCGCGGCCATCTCCCGCTGCGTGACCGACTGCGGTCCACTGAGGACGTACGTCTCACCGGAATGCCCGGTCGTGACCAGGACATGCGCGGCAACAGCGGCGATGTCGCGCAGGTCGATCGGCGTCTGGGTCGCGTCGCCGTACGCCGTGCGCACCACCCCGGACTCGCGGACCGAGCCCGCCCAGCCGAGTGTGTTGTTCATGAACATGCCCGGCCGCAGGAAGGTCCAGTCGAAGTCCGCGGCCGCCACCGCCTTCTCGACAGCCGCGAACCCGTGCCCACTCGAGCCCTCGTGCTCCTGGCCGACGCTACTGCCGGACAGCGCGACCACCCGCCGGATCCCCGCCTCGGCGGCCAGCTCGCAGAACCGGGTGACCGTGCGGGCCATCGGCGCGAGGTAAACCGCCTCGACCCCCTTCAGCGCCACCGGCAGCGTCGACGGCCGCGCCAGCGACCCGACCACCACCTCGACCCCTTCGGGCAGCGCCGCCCGCTCCGGGTCGACGGTCAGCGCACGCACCTCGACGCCTCGTTCCACCAGCGCGTCCACCACCAGCCGCCCGACGTTGCCGGTCGCACCCGTTACCAGGATCGTCATGCGGTCCCCTTTCTAGTATGACGTACGGACTAGAACACCGTACGCTATACGGAGAACAGGGTGCCAGTGGGAAAACTCAGGAGCTGATGGTCGGCAGCTCCGGCGCCGAGACGTCGTAGACCTTGCCCGGCTGGGTGAGCAGGGCGGCGAGCACCTCGGCCTTGCGGTCGGCCTTCCCGGCGTCGCCCCAGCGGACGGTCTGGCCGCCGGCCAGGGTGAACTCGACGCTGGCGGGCGTCTGCGCGGTGGCCGTGGTGACCTGCTTGAGCATGGCCTGCGGGATCACGCCGAGCACCGCCGTCACCGCGCGGGTCACCGGGTCGTCCGCGGAGACCTTGGGCAGCTTCAGCTCGGGCAGGCCCGCCGGCCGGGTCTTGACCGTCTTGAACACGACGCCGCCGCCGTCGACGAGGTGGAAGCCGTCGCCGCCCGGGCCGCTGTCGAAGAACGCGATCGCCGTCCGCTCGGTCACCGCGATCTCCACGGTGCTGGGCCACGAGCGCGACACGTCCACGGTCGCGATGCCGGACATCGCCGCCACCCGGTCGCGGATCGCGTCGACGTCCACCCGCAGCATCGGCTTGTCGGCCGGGACCGCCGCGGTCGCCCGGATCTGGTCCGCCGACACCTGTTTCGCGCCCTGCACCGCGACGTCCTTCACGCCGAGCAGCGAGCTGAAGAACAGGAAGTACACCAGCGCGACGAGGGTGAGCACCGAAAGCAGCGCCACCCAGCGCCGGCGGATCTCCGCGCGCCGGGTGGGCCGGACGCGCTTCGCCGAAGCCGGGGCCGGGGCAGTCGAACGCGGCGAGCGGCTCGACCGCGTACGGCGCCGCTCCTCTTCCGAACGCCGGCCCCGCCGCTCCCGCGCCAGGGCAGCCCGGTCCCGCTCGCCCTGCTCGGACTCGGGCGGCCGGCGGTGCTCGCGGGTCGGGCTCATGCG includes the following:
- a CDS encoding NAD(P)/FAD-dependent oxidoreductase: MHHTTGQRIAVIGSGVAGLTAAYLLQRRHEVLLFEADDRLGGHAHTHDVPSAHGGTIGVDSGFIVHNEHTYPTLLRLFGELGVRTQETEMSMSIRCDGCGLQYAGAKGLRGLFAQRRNVADPRYLRMLVEVKRFHRHAARLLSRPDVGDVTLGAFLAIGGYPAYFVDHFVLPLVSTVWSADRMDTLQYPARYLFEFLRNHGLLSVKNSPTWRTVVGGSREYVELAAKQLTAVHLSTPVRSVTRTARGVEIRDDADTPHRVDHVVIATHADQALRLLGQPTPAEQDVLGAFRYSRNEAWLHTDTSVLPSVAAARAGWNYRTPVCGADSDAVQISYDMNRLMRLDEPEGYVVTLNPHAAPSAGSVVAKMDYEHPVYTPESVAAQRKLVTLNDGVVAFAGAYHGWGFHEDGCSSGLRAAESFGVTW
- the sigK gene encoding ECF RNA polymerase sigma factor SigK, translating into MDETARPRRVAAVPPASGEAPAPTPEELMGRVAKGDERAFELLYAQLSGPVYGLVRRIVRDPAQSEEVTQEVLIELWKTATRYNADKGSALNWAMTLAHRRAVDRVRSARASTEREQKATFEAARERPFDEVAESATASLERSQVRRCLKFLTELQRESVLLAYYQGYTYREVADVLAAPQGTIKTRMRDGLIRLRDCLGGTA
- a CDS encoding DUF1365 domain-containing protein, with the protein product MTTVLHNTNLYDATVGHVRTADPPHAFAHRMYLWHTDLDRLPRLPWWLRPFARFDARDHFAPGDSGTIRSKLDDWLARRGVDLRGGPVTMLASARVLGYVFNPITVYWCHIPDGALECVVAEVHNTYGGRHAYLLRPGADGRSTVDKEFYVSPFQQLDGQYRMRLPRPEALLDLTVALHRGETTPLVATLRGVRRPVDARSLARVVLGRPLQPQRVSALIRRHGITLWRRKAAIAARTP
- a CDS encoding DUF1295 domain-containing protein — its product is MGLGALVAITAGVTLVAATATFGVARLRRRYDTVDTFWGLGFAIIAAVAFPFGSGPLSLRLVTAALTVVWGVRLAVHLHLRNHGKPEDPRYARMVERAGDRAAGRLFVRVYLFQAVVLWFVSLPVQFAMYGDGLGVLGWIGVAVWLIGFAFETIGDVQLRRFKADPASRGQVLDTGLWRYTRHPNYFGDACVWWGLYLLACSTWPGAATVLSPVVMTFTLARGTGKPMLEKGMQHTRPGYARYVERTSGFFPLPPKRLTPR
- a CDS encoding cyclopropane-fatty-acyl-phospholipid synthase family protein, with translation MPKSSATRLAAFAERLLGTGLPIAVRTWDGERVGPPGPAVVLKNRRALRWLLYSPGELGLARAYVSGDLDVEGDLTEGFRRIWALTRAGELRRVKLAPRDWAEAVSLAARLGVAGLPPRPPAEEARLTGVLHSLRRDRSAIAHHYDLSNAFYQLLMDESMAYSSAYWTSDEPGYTLAQAQHDKLEMICQKLGLRPGMRLLDVGCGWGSLLVHAAKHHGVEAVGVSLSAEQVQHVQARLAQHDLTGRVEVRQQDYREVADEPFDAVASIEMGEHVGEANYPEYTRMLFRLLKPTGRLLLQQMSRGAVAPGGGAFIERYIAPDMTMRPLSRTLGHVEKAGFEIRDVHAMREHYVPTVRAWLETLEENWDRAVALIGEAGARVWRLYLVGGALAFEENRMGVDQILAVRSSADGESGLPATREWR
- a CDS encoding OsmC family peroxiredoxin, which produces MPSRDATTHWTGGLQKGQGEVTLDSSNAGTFNVSFPTRAGNPDGQTSPEELIAAAHSSCLAMNLSGVLESQKLEAESIDVSAEVTLGPAQGGGFEISGIAITLRAKLDGVTAEQFAELASTAEKTCPVSKALSGTTITLDAALA
- a CDS encoding DinB family protein, which produces MAGDERTQLTGFLDFLRASVVWKCSGLTDEQARRSLVPSELTTIAGLLGHLTLVENYWFRIVLDGQPDEWADALELDPDAEFRAAHRTPIERLIADYQAETALCREIVAARAFDDTVVFKEREPLTVRWVVAHMIEETGRHLGHLDLLRELTDGLTGE